One genomic segment of Borrelia miyamotoi includes these proteins:
- the rpsF gene encoding 30S ribosomal protein S6 yields MIRKYEGCFLFKSEEIEYKVALEEVKQQLVAFNASDVVENSLGERALEYSIKKQVRGRYEIIEFKMDSDNLKDLEVQLKLIKNLLRYMILIKINKKVNVKKVKRRNFREIRDSRDLKERESSESIGNVDTKTN; encoded by the coding sequence ATGATAAGAAAATATGAGGGTTGTTTTTTATTTAAGAGTGAGGAGATTGAATACAAGGTTGCTTTAGAAGAGGTAAAGCAACAGTTAGTAGCTTTTAATGCTAGTGATGTCGTTGAAAATTCTCTTGGAGAGAGGGCATTAGAATATTCTATTAAGAAGCAAGTACGTGGTAGGTATGAGATAATAGAATTTAAGATGGATAGTGACAATTTAAAAGATCTTGAAGTTCAATTGAAACTGATTAAAAATTTATTAAGATACATGATCTTAATTAAAATTAATAAAAAAGTTAATGTCAAAAAGGTCAAGAGAAGAAATTTTAGGGAAATTAGAGATAGTAGGGATCTTAAAGAAAGAGAATCATCAGAATCTATTGGTAATGTTGATACTAAAACAAATTGA
- the rseP gene encoding RIP metalloprotease RseP: MYIFLNILAFTLIIFIHELGHFLCAKLFKVKVEVFSIGIGPSLFKIKIKETEYKVSPIFLGGYCKLKGADHLENEIKLNRQLEADKDSIFGISHFKKILIYFAGPLFNLILALIIFIMIEMVGIVYFDYPGKINVINNNVVSNFRDGDIILRVDNHNIKYFSDLSKFVSLKDSKMTFTVLRDNKNVSFEEYTNLDKLLKEISPWVDLVIAKVEANSPFGIAGLKPNDKIISINDVVLNNNKDLSNLITKLGVDVVNIKYERHGEILTSKLVFQDTKKILGISLLPSLERVLKTDNLIVAFKNSFNKVLNILGHILYSIVELFSNFKNNSKNVVGPIGIMNILVNSSSIGFSYWFNTIAILNLLIAGMNLFFFVVPMFDGGQIFISLIELLRGKRFSAKFIYYFYFVGILLVLSLFILGFVNDLRSILG, translated from the coding sequence ATGTATATTTTTCTTAATATTTTAGCTTTTACCTTGATAATATTCATTCATGAATTAGGTCATTTTTTATGTGCAAAGCTTTTTAAAGTTAAGGTTGAAGTTTTTTCTATTGGAATAGGGCCTAGCCTTTTTAAAATCAAAATAAAAGAGACAGAGTATAAAGTTTCTCCTATTTTTTTAGGTGGATATTGTAAGCTTAAGGGAGCTGATCACTTAGAAAACGAGATTAAACTCAATAGGCAGCTTGAAGCAGATAAAGATTCTATTTTTGGTATTTCTCATTTTAAGAAAATATTAATATATTTTGCAGGTCCTCTTTTTAATTTAATTTTGGCATTAATTATTTTTATCATGATAGAAATGGTAGGTATTGTTTATTTCGATTACCCTGGTAAAATAAATGTTATTAATAATAATGTTGTAAGTAACTTTAGAGATGGGGACATTATTTTAAGAGTTGATAATCACAATATCAAATATTTTTCTGATTTAAGTAAGTTTGTTTCTTTAAAAGATTCTAAAATGACTTTCACTGTTTTAAGAGATAATAAGAATGTTAGCTTTGAAGAGTATACGAATTTAGATAAACTTTTAAAAGAAATTAGCCCTTGGGTAGATCTTGTCATTGCTAAAGTTGAAGCAAATTCTCCATTTGGAATTGCAGGTCTTAAACCTAATGATAAGATAATAAGTATCAATGATGTAGTTTTAAATAATAATAAAGATTTAAGTAATTTGATCACTAAGCTTGGTGTTGATGTAGTGAATATTAAATATGAGAGACATGGGGAGATTTTAACTTCAAAGTTGGTATTTCAAGATACTAAGAAAATTTTAGGAATTTCTTTATTGCCTAGTTTAGAAAGGGTACTTAAAACAGATAATTTAATAGTTGCTTTTAAAAATTCTTTTAATAAAGTTTTAAATATTTTGGGTCATATTTTGTATTCCATTGTTGAATTATTTTCTAATTTTAAGAATAATTCTAAAAATGTTGTAGGTCCTATTGGAATAATGAATATTCTTGTTAATTCTTCTTCTATTGGATTTTCATATTGGTTTAATACTATTGCAATTTTAAATTTGCTTATTGCTGGTATGAATTTATTTTTTTTTGTGGTTCCAATGTTTGATGGAGGTCAGATTTTTATCAGTTTAATTGAGCTTTTGCGAGGGAAACGATTTAGTGCAAAATTTATTTATTACTTTTATTTTGTTGGCATTTTATTGGTATTGAGTCTTTTTATACTAGGCTTCGTAAATGATTTACGCAGTATTTTAGGCTAA
- the dnaB gene encoding replicative DNA helicase has protein sequence MAFTSVGTASTLLFNEGAEKAVISSIFYNPGKAEEASLYLKPDDFYNQNHEMIFKAMISLYEKRENIDPITVFEEVSSLTPKSQLLNNFKALTGLQDYLSFLSGYLPTDKTINVYAKIVKEHRIRRDISKISRELNDLANDSTKKVDQFVEEAQRQILSIELDYSSKNLNHAKVIAERVHAEIYERSMKRREANFGIPSGFKKVDSLIGGFRDSDFIIIGARPSIGKTAFALNIASSIALRNDKKWKVGFFSLEMTSDALIKRIIAAQANIDSFKIQNGILSGHEIKALNDVVNDISNAELYIEDTANISLLTLATQARKLKRFSGIDIIFVDYISLISLETKNIPRHEQVASISKALKELARELKIPIIALSQLTRDTEGREPNLASLRESGALEQDADVVILLHRDKDLKSGSDDELVVSAIDTKVIVAKHRNGPTGRADVLFLPHVVKFVNKEHERDY, from the coding sequence GTGGCTTTTACTTCAGTAGGCACAGCCTCTACCCTTCTTTTTAACGAAGGTGCAGAAAAGGCAGTTATTTCAAGTATATTCTATAATCCAGGGAAAGCGGAAGAAGCATCTTTATATCTAAAGCCAGATGATTTTTATAATCAGAATCATGAAATGATTTTTAAGGCTATGATTTCTCTTTATGAGAAGCGGGAAAATATTGATCCAATAACTGTATTTGAAGAAGTATCTTCTTTGACGCCTAAATCACAGCTTTTAAATAATTTTAAAGCTTTAACGGGATTACAGGATTATTTGAGTTTTCTATCAGGATATCTTCCAACTGATAAAACCATCAATGTTTATGCAAAAATCGTTAAAGAACATCGAATTAGGAGAGATATTTCTAAAATTTCTAGAGAACTCAATGATTTAGCGAATGATTCTACAAAAAAAGTTGATCAATTTGTGGAAGAAGCTCAAAGGCAGATTCTTTCAATTGAATTAGATTATTCTAGTAAGAATCTTAATCATGCAAAAGTTATTGCTGAGAGAGTACATGCTGAAATATATGAGAGAAGCATGAAAAGACGAGAAGCTAATTTTGGCATTCCAAGTGGTTTTAAAAAGGTTGATAGTCTTATTGGAGGTTTTAGGGATAGTGATTTTATTATTATTGGTGCTCGTCCTAGCATTGGCAAAACTGCATTTGCACTTAATATTGCATCAAGTATTGCACTAAGGAATGATAAAAAATGGAAAGTAGGTTTTTTTTCTCTTGAAATGACTTCGGATGCTTTGATTAAAAGAATAATAGCAGCTCAAGCTAATATTGATAGCTTTAAAATTCAGAATGGTATTTTATCTGGTCATGAGATTAAGGCACTAAATGATGTTGTGAATGATATTAGTAATGCTGAGCTTTATATTGAAGATACTGCTAATATTAGCTTATTAACACTTGCAACGCAGGCTAGAAAGCTTAAGAGATTCTCCGGCATAGATATAATATTTGTTGATTACATTAGTCTCATTTCTCTTGAAACTAAAAATATTCCAAGGCATGAACAGGTAGCCTCAATTAGTAAAGCACTCAAAGAACTTGCAAGAGAGCTTAAGATTCCAATTATTGCCCTTTCACAGCTTACAAGAGATACTGAGGGGCGTGAACCCAATCTTGCTAGTTTAAGAGAATCTGGAGCATTAGAGCAAGATGCGGATGTTGTTATTTTACTTCATAGAGATAAGGACTTAAAAAGTGGTTCTGATGATGAGTTAGTGGTAAGTGCTATTGATACCAAGGTTATTGTTGCTAAACATAGAAATGGGCCAACGGGCAGAGCTGATGTATTATTTCTGCCACATGTTGTTAAGTTTGTTAATAAAGAACATGAGCGTGATTATTAA
- a CDS encoding single-stranded DNA-binding protein, protein MADINSLVLSGRLTRDSELTYTEMGMAILKFGLANNKKMKKNDEWVDYAQFFDCVIFSRRAESLSIFLKKGKQVVVSGSLRYESWQDKSTGDKRSKCSVLVDNIQMFGSSLATQGTTNNIGFENDKKPDSFKEIGCDNDFNEDIPF, encoded by the coding sequence ATGGCTGATATTAATTCCTTAGTATTGTCAGGTAGACTTACTAGAGATTCTGAGCTTACTTATACTGAGATGGGTATGGCCATTCTCAAATTTGGTTTAGCTAATAATAAAAAAATGAAAAAAAATGATGAATGGGTAGATTATGCACAATTTTTTGATTGTGTAATTTTTTCAAGAAGAGCTGAGAGCCTTAGTATTTTCCTTAAAAAAGGCAAGCAAGTTGTAGTTAGTGGTTCTTTAAGATATGAGAGTTGGCAGGATAAAAGTACTGGTGATAAGAGAAGCAAGTGCAGTGTTTTAGTGGACAATATTCAGATGTTTGGCTCATCTCTTGCTACTCAAGGTACTACTAATAATATTGGTTTTGAAAATGATAAGAAGCCAGATTCGTTTAAAGAGATTGGTTGTGATAACGATTTTAATGAGGATATACCTTTTTAG
- the rplI gene encoding 50S ribosomal protein L9, producing MKVILKEDFINLGKEGDVVDVKDGFARNYLLQKGFAVFSSKHNVDIFNQKKRAILKRQEVRKKMALELKEKLDEVKLEFVMQSNDSDKLFHSINSLNIADELLKLGFEIERKKIDIHHGTLKSFGIYDVTIKLYEGINSVIKVEIKREAKKSYLKKSKSIEKKV from the coding sequence ATGAAAGTAATCCTAAAAGAAGATTTTATTAATCTAGGAAAAGAAGGTGATGTTGTTGACGTAAAAGATGGTTTTGCAAGAAATTATTTATTGCAAAAAGGTTTTGCTGTTTTTTCAAGTAAACATAATGTTGATATTTTTAATCAAAAAAAGAGAGCAATACTTAAAAGACAAGAAGTAAGAAAAAAAATGGCTCTTGAGCTTAAAGAAAAGCTTGATGAGGTTAAGTTAGAGTTTGTAATGCAGTCTAATGATAGTGACAAGTTGTTTCATAGTATTAATAGCTTAAATATTGCCGATGAGCTTTTAAAGCTTGGATTTGAGATTGAGAGAAAAAAAATAGATATACATCATGGTACATTAAAGTCTTTTGGGATTTATGATGTTACTATTAAGCTTTATGAAGGAATTAATTCTGTAATTAAAGTTGAGATAAAAAGGGAAGCTAAGAAAAGTTATCTTAAAAAGTCTAAGAGTATTGAAAAGAAAGTTTAA
- the rpsR gene encoding 30S ribosomal protein S18, with product MYKDVDSNQREPRTDGHQDGFKKNPNFRFFKKKTCKFCDMCRVPDYKEFDFLKKFITDQGKILPRRITGTSAKHQRSLALEIKKARYMALLPFVKK from the coding sequence ATGTATAAAGATGTAGATTCTAATCAGAGAGAACCAAGAACTGATGGGCATCAGGATGGTTTTAAAAAAAATCCTAATTTTAGATTTTTTAAAAAAAAGACATGCAAATTTTGTGATATGTGCAGAGTCCCTGATTATAAAGAGTTTGATTTCCTTAAAAAGTTTATTACAGATCAAGGGAAAATATTACCTAGGAGAATTACAGGAACTTCTGCTAAGCATCAGAGATCTCTTGCATTAGAAATTAAAAAAGCTAGATATATGGCTTTGCTCCCTTTTGTGAAGAAATAA
- the trhA gene encoding PAQR family membrane homeostasis protein TrhA encodes MYKKDKEYNSYEYVIPKNELFSSISHLFGIILSIIGTTILITISTTSKKYFHAVLFLIYGSSMILLYTMSTLYHIFPKKSKIKELFRKFDHISIFTLIAGTYTPPSLILLPNFYGKIILSTVWALAIFGIIFKSIYVNSPGWINGCTFILMGWIIIFGIKFIYNSIPIQGFLWLTIGGILYTLGAIVYSISKKFSPIANMRMHDFFHILILIASFSHFWFMLKYILPID; translated from the coding sequence ATGTATAAAAAAGACAAAGAGTACAACTCATATGAATATGTAATACCTAAAAATGAATTGTTTAGCTCAATATCTCACTTATTTGGTATTATTTTATCAATAATAGGAACAACGATTCTCATTACTATATCAACTACTTCAAAAAAATATTTCCATGCAGTATTATTCCTTATCTATGGCTCATCAATGATATTGCTATATACAATGAGTACTCTTTATCATATTTTTCCGAAAAAAAGTAAAATAAAAGAACTCTTCAGAAAATTTGATCATATCTCAATATTTACGTTAATAGCAGGGACATACACACCACCTTCTTTAATTCTTTTGCCTAACTTTTATGGAAAAATCATTCTTAGCACTGTTTGGGCACTTGCTATTTTCGGGATTATTTTCAAATCAATATATGTAAACAGTCCTGGATGGATTAATGGATGCACATTCATACTTATGGGATGGATTATTATATTTGGTATTAAATTCATTTACAATTCTATTCCTATACAAGGATTTTTATGGCTAACCATTGGAGGCATTCTTTACACACTAGGAGCTATAGTATACTCAATAAGTAAAAAATTTAGCCCAATAGCAAATATGAGAATGCACGATTTCTTTCATATTTTAATCTTAATCGCATCTTTCTCTCACTTTTGGTTCATGTTAAAATATATACTTCCCATTGATTAA
- a CDS encoding peptidylprolyl isomerase has translation MSNFLCFLLFFVVGITSFAQNSPIVIINLHNNEIITKTEFDAKLDTLKKTQGRDLSNVEKKQVLQILIADVLFSQEALKQGIKIADEEVIQTIKAQFGLASLADDQIKQMVESQGTNWNELLSSMKRSLSAQKLILKIAQPKFSEIKVPSEKEIIEYYEANKTKFVNPDIARISHIFFSSKDKKRSELLSKAKDIANQIKSKKITFEEAVRKYSSDEGSKAKNGDLGFLARGDQSAQNVLGLDFIKEVFKLSKGDISQPISSKEGFHIVKITEAYSQRFLDLKDKISPNVDMTVKDAIKNNMINVNQQKIVAKVQQEIYDKLNKSASIQILDSSLK, from the coding sequence ATGAGTAATTTTTTATGTTTTCTGTTATTTTTTGTTGTAGGAATAACTTCTTTTGCTCAAAATAGTCCTATTGTAATTATCAATTTACATAATAACGAAATTATTACTAAAACAGAATTTGATGCTAAATTAGATACATTAAAAAAGACACAAGGTAGAGATTTAAGTAATGTTGAGAAAAAGCAAGTTTTGCAGATCTTAATAGCTGATGTTCTTTTTTCTCAAGAGGCTTTAAAGCAAGGAATTAAAATTGCAGATGAGGAAGTTATTCAGACAATTAAAGCTCAATTTGGACTTGCAAGTCTTGCAGATGATCAGATTAAACAAATGGTAGAAAGTCAGGGTACTAATTGGAATGAGCTTTTATCTTCAATGAAGAGGTCACTTTCTGCACAAAAATTGATTTTGAAGATAGCTCAGCCTAAATTTTCAGAAATAAAAGTGCCAAGCGAAAAAGAAATAATTGAGTATTATGAGGCTAATAAAACTAAATTTGTTAATCCTGATATAGCAAGAATTAGTCATATTTTCTTTTCTTCAAAAGATAAAAAGAGGTCAGAGCTTCTTTCAAAGGCAAAGGATATTGCAAATCAGATAAAATCGAAAAAGATTACCTTTGAGGAGGCTGTAAGGAAATATTCAAGTGATGAGGGTTCTAAGGCTAAAAATGGTGATCTTGGATTTTTGGCAAGAGGTGATCAGAGTGCACAAAATGTGCTTGGATTAGATTTTATTAAAGAAGTTTTTAAGCTTAGTAAGGGAGATATTTCTCAACCAATATCGTCAAAAGAGGGTTTTCATATAGTCAAAATTACTGAAGCATATTCTCAGAGATTTTTGGATCTTAAAGATAAAATATCGCCTAATGTAGATATGACTGTGAAAGATGCCATAAAGAATAATATGATTAATGTTAATCAGCAAAAGATTGTTGCTAAGGTACAACAAGAGATTTATGATAAACTAAATAAATCTGCTAGTATACAAATTTTGGATTCTAGTTTAAAGTAA
- a CDS encoding thiolase family protein, with translation MKKIAIIDGLRAPITKFGGALKGINIVDISADIMKALLEKNNIDKVDEVIIGNVISAGLGQNIARQIALKADLDELIPAFTVNKVCGSGLKSLELAFNSIALGNSEIVLAGGVEDLSNAPYLMPRAIRFDGLKFGDFKIEDSIYKDALVDTPSSTVMGLTAENLAEMYEITREMQDQFAYNSHMKAISARDSGYFDDEIYPLSVFDKKTKLKNVIRSDEEIRDNLSLEKLSSLKPVFKEKGTVTAGNSSSLNDGACFLILASEDFVKKMGVKPLAYIGGFKSVGLNPLYMGFGAYLAIEEIIKKFSLTPSEIDFIETNEAFAAQSLSVLKALHQKFGINNSIVNVNGGAIALGHPFSVSGARILLTLARLIRVNHKSKGIASLCIGGGQGIAAFLYR, from the coding sequence ATGAAAAAAATAGCAATTATTGATGGACTTAGAGCTCCGATTACTAAGTTTGGTGGGGCGTTAAAGGGAATTAATATTGTTGATATATCCGCAGATATTATGAAAGCTTTGCTTGAGAAAAATAATATTGATAAAGTGGATGAAGTTATTATTGGGAATGTAATTTCAGCAGGACTTGGTCAAAATATTGCTAGACAAATTGCTTTGAAGGCGGATTTAGATGAACTTATTCCTGCTTTCACCGTAAATAAAGTTTGTGGTTCCGGACTTAAATCTTTGGAACTTGCTTTTAACTCTATTGCTCTTGGGAATAGTGAGATTGTTTTAGCTGGTGGTGTAGAGGATTTGAGTAATGCGCCTTATCTTATGCCAAGGGCTATCAGATTTGATGGTTTAAAATTTGGGGACTTTAAAATAGAAGACTCAATATATAAAGATGCCTTAGTTGATACTCCAAGTAGTACTGTGATGGGACTTACGGCAGAGAATTTGGCAGAAATGTATGAAATTACAAGAGAAATGCAGGATCAGTTTGCATATAATTCTCATATGAAAGCCATTTCAGCAAGAGATAGCGGATATTTTGACGATGAAATATATCCACTGTCAGTTTTTGATAAAAAGACAAAACTTAAAAATGTTATACGCAGTGATGAAGAGATACGAGATAATTTAAGTTTGGAAAAACTTTCTTCTTTAAAACCTGTTTTTAAAGAAAAAGGGACTGTGACTGCCGGTAATTCTTCTAGTTTAAATGATGGGGCTTGTTTCTTAATATTGGCAAGTGAGGATTTTGTTAAAAAGATGGGAGTAAAACCTTTAGCTTATATTGGTGGTTTTAAAAGTGTAGGATTAAACCCTCTTTATATGGGATTTGGAGCTTACCTTGCTATTGAAGAGATTATAAAGAAATTTAGCTTAACTCCAAGTGAAATTGATTTTATTGAAACAAATGAGGCTTTTGCAGCACAATCTTTAAGTGTTTTGAAAGCTTTACATCAAAAATTTGGCATAAATAATAGTATTGTCAATGTTAATGGTGGAGCTATTGCATTAGGCCATCCGTTTTCAGTTAGTGGTGCAAGAATTTTATTAACTCTTGCACGTCTTATAAGGGTGAATCATAAATCAAAAGGCATTGCATCTCTTTGTATTGGAGGTGGTCAGGGTATAGCTGCTTTCTTGTATAGGTAA
- a CDS encoding PTS transporter subunit EIIC, translated as MMNFCGILRFANLQKFSNAVRLPISILTIFCLMLGIGSAMSNPSNLFYIDNFVFKVILGLIKATSNIIILNIPLLFVVGIAVGISRIQKGLAALSGLIGYLIFNVTENYFLDVFSVLVEPSLMSSVGQTNILGIQTLNTGILGALAVGLLVGYLHNKFCFVKFPGPFSFFSGFRFVPIVIFPFCILLGVAFVLVWPYLNALITYFGFFIAKFNYFDSFLYGFLNRMLIPLGLHSILTFPFNFTPLGGTEVINGQVVGGIQNIFYAQLSDPHLTRFYSGISRFNSGFYLSIMFGLPGAAFGVYRGIIHDDKSKISSLLFSGALAAFLTGITEPLEFLFVFTAPLLYFVHAIYTGFALLIANIFDISVGVTFSSGFFDFFMFGVLQGHAKTSWIYLLPLGFAFFILYYFTFKWVYNYFDFQIFGVGEPFFEGSEGEVEGMGIAHLLSKGLGGLDNIQEFDVISTDLSFVVFSSEIISEDILKKTGALNIVIIDNKIRIDYGTNVYYMKQAIENYSPKKLFKASVVVASDNVRQGIKAYIEMKEDDKLEKQGETGKLYKLNKDDD; from the coding sequence GTGATGAATTTTTGCGGGATTCTTAGATTTGCAAATTTACAGAAGTTTTCTAATGCAGTAAGATTGCCAATTTCTATTTTGACAATTTTTTGTTTAATGCTTGGAATCGGTTCTGCAATGTCAAATCCTTCTAATTTGTTTTACATTGATAATTTTGTGTTTAAGGTTATTTTAGGGCTTATAAAGGCTACAAGTAATATTATTATTTTAAATATTCCATTACTTTTTGTTGTAGGAATTGCTGTTGGGATTTCAAGAATACAAAAGGGTCTTGCTGCACTATCAGGTCTTATTGGGTATTTAATTTTCAATGTTACTGAGAATTATTTTCTTGATGTGTTTTCAGTACTTGTTGAGCCTAGTTTAATGTCTTCTGTTGGTCAAACAAATATTCTGGGAATCCAAACTTTAAATACAGGCATTTTGGGTGCTTTAGCAGTTGGACTTTTAGTTGGATATTTACACAATAAATTTTGTTTTGTTAAGTTTCCAGGGCCTTTTAGCTTTTTTTCTGGTTTTCGGTTTGTTCCCATAGTAATTTTTCCTTTTTGTATTTTGTTGGGAGTAGCATTTGTTTTGGTTTGGCCATATCTTAATGCATTAATTACTTATTTTGGATTTTTTATTGCTAAGTTTAACTATTTTGATAGTTTTCTTTATGGATTTTTAAATAGGATGCTCATTCCTTTGGGTCTTCATTCTATTCTTACATTTCCTTTTAATTTTACTCCATTGGGGGGAACTGAAGTTATTAATGGTCAGGTTGTTGGTGGTATTCAAAACATATTTTATGCTCAACTATCAGATCCACATCTTACCAGGTTTTATTCAGGTATTTCTAGATTTAATAGTGGATTTTATCTATCTATTATGTTTGGGCTTCCTGGTGCAGCATTCGGGGTTTATAGAGGAATTATTCATGATGACAAGAGTAAAATATCATCTTTGTTATTTTCAGGTGCTCTTGCAGCTTTTTTAACAGGAATCACAGAACCCTTAGAATTTTTATTTGTTTTTACAGCACCTTTACTTTATTTTGTTCATGCGATTTATACGGGGTTTGCATTATTGATTGCTAATATATTTGATATTTCAGTTGGAGTTACTTTTTCTTCTGGATTTTTTGATTTTTTTATGTTTGGGGTATTACAAGGACATGCGAAGACAAGTTGGATCTATTTATTGCCATTAGGATTTGCATTTTTTATTTTGTATTATTTTACTTTTAAATGGGTTTATAATTATTTTGATTTTCAGATTTTTGGTGTTGGTGAGCCATTTTTTGAGGGTAGTGAAGGTGAGGTTGAAGGAATGGGGATTGCACATCTTTTATCTAAAGGTCTTGGAGGTCTTGATAATATTCAGGAGTTTGACGTTATATCAACAGACTTAAGCTTTGTAGTTTTCAGTTCTGAAATTATATCTGAGGATATCCTTAAAAAAACCGGTGCTTTAAATATTGTTATTATTGATAATAAAATTAGGATTGATTATGGAACGAATGTTTATTATATGAAACAAGCTATTGAAAATTATTCTCCTAAGAAGCTTTTTAAGGCTAGTGTTGTTGTTGCATCTGATAATGTGAGACAAGGAATTAAGGCATATATTGAAATGAAAGAAGATGATAAGCTTGAAAAGCAAGGAGAGACAGGGAAGCTTTATAAGCTTAATAAGGATGATGATTAA